The Candidatus Rokuibacteriota bacterium genome includes a window with the following:
- a CDS encoding PEP-CTERM sorting domain-containing protein, with the protein MIRKAGALWLCVGLAMVLVGGWAPLAGAGGVVTNGTVTLGINDHGALNFAGTGLIFNATGNDSTFPGCTCEGWGAGIVSSGISGYQNTAFGGPVNLSLVSFVSTASTATSVVNINDPSGGPALQVSQAYHPIAGTPNLYQVDVAITNLTGAPLAAGDLVYRRVMDWDIEPTPFSEFVTIQGVPALLGVANGNNVRRTGNDGFDTANPLATVSGGMIGGGPGCASGVLALNSNFTDCGPADHGSVWDFEFEALAAGATRSFAIFYGAAATEAGADLARSMVDGDPTDVEIGLFSYGQCNSGSNASCSEITGTPNTFIFGFGAAGGILLPPPPPPTPGVPEPASLLLLGAGLVAAAALKRAYRRK; encoded by the coding sequence ATGATTCGGAAGGCCGGAGCGTTGTGGCTATGCGTGGGGCTGGCTATGGTTCTCGTGGGCGGGTGGGCACCGCTCGCGGGCGCGGGAGGAGTGGTCACCAACGGCACCGTGACTCTTGGGATCAACGACCATGGGGCGTTGAACTTCGCTGGTACCGGGCTGATCTTCAACGCGACCGGCAACGACAGCACGTTCCCGGGTTGCACCTGCGAAGGCTGGGGCGCGGGGATCGTGAGTTCCGGCATCTCGGGATATCAGAACACCGCCTTCGGGGGACCGGTCAACCTGTCTCTGGTGAGCTTCGTCTCGACCGCCAGCACGGCCACGTCGGTCGTGAACATTAACGACCCGTCAGGTGGCCCGGCGCTGCAGGTCAGCCAGGCCTACCATCCGATCGCCGGTACGCCGAACCTGTACCAGGTCGATGTCGCGATCACGAACCTGACCGGCGCCCCTCTCGCCGCCGGAGACCTCGTCTACCGGCGGGTGATGGACTGGGACATCGAGCCGACGCCGTTCAGTGAATTCGTCACCATCCAGGGCGTGCCAGCGCTGCTGGGCGTCGCCAATGGCAACAACGTCCGGCGCACGGGCAATGACGGTTTCGACACCGCGAATCCGCTCGCCACGGTGTCCGGCGGTATGATTGGCGGCGGACCGGGGTGCGCGTCCGGCGTTCTCGCCCTGAACAGCAACTTCACCGACTGCGGTCCTGCTGACCATGGCTCGGTCTGGGATTTCGAGTTCGAGGCGCTCGCAGCCGGGGCGACCCGTAGCTTCGCCATCTTCTACGGCGCGGCGGCGACCGAGGCAGGGGCCGACCTCGCCCGTTCGATGGTCGACGGCGATCCCACGGACGTCGAGATCGGCCTGTTCTCGTACGGTCAGTGCAACAGCGGGTCCAATGCCTCCTGCAGCGAGATCACGGGCACGCCCAACACCTTCATCTTCGGCTTCGGTGCAGCGGGCGGCATCCTGCTTCCGCCTCCGCCTCCGCCCACCCCGGGCGTGCCCGAACCCGCCTCGCTGCTTCTGCTCGGCGCGGGGCTGGTCGCCGCGGCGGCCCTGAAGCGGGCGTATCGCAGGAAGTAG
- a CDS encoding tetratricopeptide repeat protein, with protein MVSALIPIRSAVLLVAVSMWLVATVPHSLAAPMDIGASTDPNLRIDPRAPDRPGAAPSPKLAAALQAYKGGDFDKALSLAREHVKEQPRSAVGHELRGAAAMAKGQLKEAEEALNEALRIEPKRAATLAMLGELYYRRNDPRRAEDQLRQALTIDSRLPGGHRFLALVLFRQGKVGPAVEAAREAVRVSGDADPEAHYVLASMYFELGRPAEAEPLLARALAGRPDSAQTNTLQGLVKLQLRKIDEAATFLQKAAAKDPSSPWVRLGMALVQRSRGNMAQARSDLEKLAKDQPAWPLVNLQLGETLLADKQVEAALRAFDAAEKASPNRSLTQFQAARVLLAYGEADRAIARARGALESKEVAPAARVVIAQAYLAKKSPDLAEKELQVALAAAPKDPAPAMQLGSFYVGQKKYAEGLRQFEKAASLRPEAFEPLAAQAETRLLLKQGDEAVKVAERMVETQKEAPDAYVFLGGIQERAGRFQDAARSYQKAMEKQPNHLGAALSLAALHEHEKRPQAAAKLLREAADGHPQAALPLVRLGILKDREGDRPAAVAAYRAALQRDGRNAVALNNLADALAKDPKTRDEALGLAERAYQAAPRSPVIADTLGWLLFQKGTLDRAEQLIAQAATALPGNSEIRYHMGLVYAKRGKKVEARRELEEALKSPSFPEAAAARKALDQLR; from the coding sequence ATGGTTTCTGCGCTGATCCCGATCCGGTCCGCCGTTCTGCTGGTCGCTGTGTCGATGTGGCTGGTCGCCACCGTGCCCCACTCGCTCGCCGCGCCCATGGATATCGGCGCGTCGACCGACCCCAACCTCCGCATCGATCCGCGAGCGCCCGACAGGCCCGGCGCTGCGCCGTCCCCGAAGCTCGCCGCGGCGCTCCAGGCTTACAAGGGCGGCGATTTCGACAAGGCCCTGTCCCTGGCGCGAGAGCATGTCAAGGAGCAGCCGCGCTCGGCCGTGGGCCACGAGCTGCGCGGCGCTGCGGCCATGGCCAAGGGACAGCTCAAGGAGGCCGAGGAGGCGCTCAACGAGGCGCTCCGGATCGAGCCGAAGCGGGCCGCGACCCTGGCCATGCTCGGGGAGCTGTACTACCGGCGCAACGATCCGAGGAGAGCCGAGGACCAGCTTCGACAGGCGCTGACGATCGACTCGCGGTTGCCAGGCGGTCACCGCTTCCTCGCCCTTGTGCTGTTTCGGCAAGGCAAGGTCGGGCCGGCTGTGGAGGCCGCGCGAGAGGCGGTGCGGGTCTCGGGCGACGCCGACCCGGAGGCCCATTACGTCCTCGCGTCGATGTACTTCGAGCTGGGCCGGCCGGCCGAGGCCGAGCCGTTGCTGGCCCGCGCGCTGGCCGGACGCCCCGACTCGGCCCAGACGAACACGCTTCAGGGCTTGGTCAAGCTCCAGCTCCGGAAGATCGACGAGGCGGCGACATTCCTGCAGAAGGCGGCGGCCAAGGACCCGAGCTCGCCGTGGGTACGCCTGGGCATGGCCCTCGTCCAGCGCTCGCGGGGCAACATGGCGCAGGCCCGCAGCGACCTCGAGAAGCTGGCCAAGGACCAGCCGGCCTGGCCGCTCGTCAATCTCCAGCTCGGCGAGACGCTGCTGGCCGACAAGCAGGTGGAGGCGGCCCTGCGTGCCTTCGACGCCGCCGAGAAAGCCAGCCCGAACCGTTCACTGACCCAGTTTCAGGCGGCGCGCGTGCTGCTGGCCTACGGCGAGGCCGACCGCGCCATCGCGCGGGCCCGGGGCGCCCTCGAGTCCAAGGAGGTGGCACCCGCGGCGCGCGTCGTGATCGCGCAAGCCTATCTGGCCAAGAAGAGCCCCGACCTGGCCGAGAAGGAGCTCCAGGTGGCGCTGGCGGCGGCGCCGAAGGACCCCGCGCCCGCGATGCAGCTCGGGAGCTTCTATGTCGGGCAGAAGAAGTACGCCGAGGGGCTCCGCCAGTTCGAGAAGGCGGCGAGCCTGCGCCCTGAGGCCTTCGAGCCCCTGGCCGCCCAAGCCGAGACGCGGCTCCTCCTCAAGCAGGGGGACGAGGCAGTGAAGGTGGCCGAGCGGATGGTCGAGACGCAGAAGGAGGCGCCCGATGCCTACGTCTTCCTCGGTGGCATCCAGGAGCGCGCCGGGCGCTTCCAGGACGCCGCCAGGAGCTACCAGAAGGCCATGGAGAAGCAGCCGAACCACCTGGGCGCGGCGCTCTCGCTGGCGGCGCTGCACGAGCACGAGAAGCGCCCCCAGGCGGCCGCCAAGCTGCTCCGCGAGGCCGCCGACGGCCACCCGCAGGCGGCGCTGCCGCTCGTCCGCTTGGGGATCCTCAAGGACCGCGAGGGCGACAGGCCCGCAGCCGTTGCGGCGTACCGGGCGGCGCTCCAGCGAGACGGTCGCAACGCGGTGGCGCTGAACAACCTCGCCGACGCCCTCGCGAAGGACCCGAAGACGCGCGACGAGGCGCTGGGGCTCGCCGAGCGCGCCTATCAGGCCGCGCCCCGGAGCCCGGTGATCGCCGATACGCTCGGCTGGCTCCTCTTCCAGAAGGGGACCCTCGATCGGGCCGAGCAGCTCATCGCCCAGGCGGCTACCGCCCTGCCGGGAAACTCCGAGATCCGCTACCACATGGGTCTGGTCTACGCCAAGCGCGGGAAGAAGGTCGAGGCCCGCCGGGAACTGGAGGAGGCACTCAAGTCCCCGTCCTTCCCCGAGGCGGCGGCGGCGCGGAAGGCGCTCGATCAGCTCAGGTAG